A single Arachidicoccus sp. BS20 DNA region contains:
- a CDS encoding META domain-containing protein — protein sequence MKNLLILFFFAASLMVACQTVKQSAFLQKSSWVLELDSHEVYGCNISRPLSIDFDSGKISGFSGCNRFTGTYVLADNKSVKLGPLATTRMMCLDSNCNKTEQEFLNKLSKVSNYKVDEKQLQLFSNDTLLLSFRRNNKE from the coding sequence ATGAAAAATTTACTTATTCTTTTCTTTTTCGCAGCAAGCCTAATGGTCGCATGCCAAACAGTAAAGCAAAGCGCTTTCCTGCAGAAAAGTTCCTGGGTGTTGGAACTGGATTCACATGAAGTTTACGGCTGCAACATATCGAGACCTTTAAGTATTGATTTTGACAGCGGTAAAATTAGTGGTTTTTCGGGATGCAACAGGTTTACGGGAACTTACGTTTTGGCGGATAATAAATCGGTAAAATTGGGTCCGTTGGCAACAACGCGAATGATGTGCCTGGATAGCAACTGTAATAAAACAGAGCAAGAATTTTTGAACAAATTATCTAAAGTTAGTAATTATAAAGTTGATGAAAAACAGCTGCAATTATTTTCAAATGATACGTTGTTGCTGAGTTTCAGACGGAATAATAAAGAGTAA
- a CDS encoding RNA polymerase sigma-70 factor codes for MHSSASDIEKALFAGIAQGDENAFRKIFDMYKRKLYAFVFQMTSSATVSEEIVQDIFLKIWMNRLNMNAIENPANYIFILTRNKTMDYLRKVASDKKRLEQLWLRSSTQDYHIADADHQLNVESVQQLIDEAISRLPEQKQIIFRLSRNEGWTNEEIADYLHLSKSRVANAMVEVLKHLRSYLGKYSGDLALLFAYAIFLHK; via the coding sequence ATGCATTCTTCCGCTTCGGATATTGAAAAAGCGCTATTCGCCGGCATTGCGCAGGGCGATGAAAATGCTTTCAGAAAGATATTTGATATGTATAAGAGAAAGTTGTACGCTTTCGTGTTTCAAATGACAAGTTCGGCTACAGTCTCTGAAGAAATAGTCCAGGATATATTTTTAAAAATATGGATGAACCGGTTGAATATGAATGCCATTGAAAATCCCGCTAACTACATTTTTATACTTACCCGTAACAAAACGATGGACTATCTGCGCAAAGTAGCATCGGACAAAAAACGACTGGAGCAATTGTGGCTCAGGTCTTCTACACAGGATTATCATATCGCGGATGCCGACCATCAACTGAATGTAGAATCGGTGCAACAGCTTATTGATGAAGCTATCAGCCGTTTACCGGAACAAAAGCAAATTATTTTTCGTTTAAGCCGTAACGAAGGCTGGACAAACGAGGAAATTGCCGACTATCTCCACCTGTCTAAAAGCCGGGTTGCCAATGCCATGGTCGAAGTATTAAAACATTTGCGCAGCTATTTGGGAAAGTATTCCGGCGACCTTGCGCTTTTATTTGCCTATGCCATTTTTCTGCACAAATAA
- the glmS gene encoding glutamine--fructose-6-phosphate transaminase (isomerizing) codes for MCGIVGYVGYRKAYPIVLKGLKRLEYRGYDSAGIALLNGKINLYKKQGKVAELEDFIIGKNVEGTTAIGHTRWATHGEPNDRNAHPHLSQSGELAMIHNGIIENYASLKEDLLKKNYAFKSDTDTEVLLNFIEDIYKNNGSNLEEALRIALKRVVGAYCILLIENKNPDTIIAARKGSPLVIGIGKNEHFLASDASPIVEYTKEVVYVNDYEIAIVRPDELTLKNLGNEKQTPFITKLDMELDAIEKSGFEHFMLKEIFEQPKTIFDCLRGRLNAEKGNINLSGIDKYLDAICHAPRIIIIACGTSWHAGLTAEYIIEETCRIPVEVEYASEFRYRNPIINKGDMIIAISQSGETADTIVAIEKAKEQGAIILGVVNVVGSSIARISHTGVYTHSGPEIGVASTKAFTGQLAALMMIAFKIAHYKNTISEERFLHLCNELAEVPEKVEKILQQNEIIKNIAASLKTSDDALFLGRGYNFPIALEGALKLKEISYIHAEGYPAAEMKHGPIALVDEHLPVIFIATKDVYHEKIVSNMQEIKARKGKVIAVMNEDDNITPTLADAVIKIPEADEIIAPVLNVVPLQLLSYHIGIARGCNVDMPRNLAKSVTVE; via the coding sequence ATGTGTGGAATTGTAGGTTATGTCGGTTATCGTAAGGCTTATCCGATTGTACTGAAAGGCTTGAAACGACTGGAATACAGAGGATATGACAGCGCCGGAATTGCTTTGCTCAACGGTAAAATTAACTTGTACAAAAAGCAGGGGAAAGTTGCTGAACTCGAAGATTTTATTATCGGGAAAAATGTGGAAGGAACAACCGCCATCGGTCATACGCGCTGGGCTACGCACGGCGAGCCGAACGACCGAAACGCGCATCCGCATTTGTCGCAAAGCGGCGAACTGGCGATGATTCACAACGGCATTATCGAAAACTATGCTTCGCTGAAAGAAGATTTGTTGAAAAAAAATTATGCTTTTAAAAGCGATACCGATACGGAAGTGCTGCTGAATTTTATAGAAGATATTTATAAAAACAACGGCAGCAATCTGGAAGAAGCGTTGCGTATTGCATTGAAGCGTGTTGTGGGCGCGTATTGTATTTTATTAATCGAAAATAAAAATCCCGATACCATTATTGCTGCGCGCAAAGGAAGTCCGCTCGTCATCGGCATTGGGAAAAATGAGCATTTTTTGGCATCGGATGCTTCGCCGATTGTGGAATACACAAAAGAAGTTGTTTATGTCAATGATTATGAAATTGCGATTGTCCGCCCCGATGAGTTGACGTTAAAAAATCTGGGTAATGAAAAGCAAACGCCTTTCATCACAAAGCTCGACATGGAATTGGATGCGATTGAAAAAAGCGGCTTTGAACATTTCATGCTGAAAGAAATTTTTGAACAACCGAAAACCATCTTCGATTGCCTGCGCGGCAGACTGAATGCAGAAAAAGGGAACATCAATTTGAGCGGTATCGACAAATATTTAGATGCAATTTGCCATGCGCCGCGCATCATCATCATTGCGTGCGGAACGAGCTGGCACGCGGGTTTGACGGCGGAATACATTATCGAAGAAACCTGCCGCATTCCGGTTGAAGTCGAGTACGCTTCGGAGTTTCGTTATCGAAATCCCATCATCAACAAAGGCGATATGATTATTGCGATTTCGCAAAGCGGCGAAACGGCGGACACGATTGTCGCGATTGAAAAAGCGAAAGAACAAGGCGCCATTATTTTAGGCGTTGTGAATGTCGTCGGCTCGTCCATTGCGCGCATTTCGCACACGGGCGTTTACACACATTCGGGTCCGGAAATCGGCGTGGCAAGTACAAAAGCATTCACGGGACAACTTGCCGCGTTGATGATGATTGCTTTTAAAATTGCACATTATAAAAACACAATCAGCGAAGAAAGGTTTTTGCATTTGTGTAATGAACTTGCCGAAGTTCCCGAAAAAGTGGAAAAGATTTTACAACAAAATGAAATAATAAAAAATATCGCAGCATCGCTAAAAACCTCTGATGACGCGCTTTTCCTCGGTCGCGGTTACAATTTCCCGATTGCGTTGGAAGGCGCTTTGAAGCTGAAAGAAATTTCGTACATCCATGCGGAAGGTTATCCTGCGGCGGAGATGAAACATGGACCAATAGCGTTGGTGGATGAACATTTGCCTGTAATTTTTATTGCGACAAAAGATGTGTATCACGAAAAAATTGTGAGCAATATGCAAGAGATAAAAGCGCGAAAAGGCAAAGTAATTGCCGTGATGAATGAAGACGATAATATTACGCCAACGCTTGCAGATGCCGTCATCAAAATTCCCGAAGCGGACGAAATAATTGCACCGGTTTTGAATGTGGTTCCTTTGCAATTATTGTCGTATCACATTGGTATTGCACGCGGCTGTAACGTAGATATGCCGCGCAACCTGGCGAAATCGGTTACAGTGGAATAA
- a CDS encoding SusC/RagA family TonB-linked outer membrane protein, whose protein sequence is MYHNAYIKAGYPVLVQNQHSIDCIRSKYLSYSFIRKVMRLTAFLLLIGALHVSARSFAQRINLNEKNVPLRTVFKQLEQQSGYYFLYDPTVVNDIEKIDIRANNLPLRQALNQCLEGTGLKYEIIKQSIIISKSGEKEISNPSNFYTAPQPQYVQGTIVDESGKPLPGATVNIKGTKVTFMSNDKGMFSIEVPYNLTFPLTLVINYVGMKTQEIEVKQPNDKLKVVMEVREQNLQDMVITGMFTRDKTSFTGATATYSGDQLKAVGNRNVLESLKTLDPSFIQIVNNSRGSDPNTLPSFEIRGRTSISTTDLNDQFNSDSNQPLFILDGFESSLQAIYDLDMNRVASITILRDAASTALYGAKASNGVVVVETKRPVPGELRVSYSGDFDVDMPDLRSYNLMNASEKLQFEKLSGLYTSQPQNQWQSDLQYNSRAAAVASGVNTYWLSEPVQTGFTNRHSINLSGGNSDLMFNAGGSYGNNNGVMKGSGRQNWSGNFNVTYRKGKLNITNMLNLSGNTATASPYGDFADFAEANPYYKKRSADGSIPEYLDSLQTTMYNPLWNASLNSLNQQKIFSYNDNLQAIITLSHELRLQGGFQASKGTGTGIIFTPPENTQFIGVDIHQKGSYNYTHSENKSYSGNIMLTWAKVIGKNQLTTNVRADVQSSDNTGVGFLAVGFPDGTDGNPAFAYQFAPATRPVTSIGKSHSVGFLGSINYTYDQRFLLDATYRLDGSSVFGSNKQFKPFASGGLGWVISREPFMKRMKWIDLLKIRGNIGVTGNENLGQFTSISTYAFQGAQNNFGQGLDLTSLGNPNLDWQKTVQQSYGIDFGFLHGRISGNVEYYFKHTDPLAIGANGTLPSSTGLGANYVINVGNLNVRGWDFNLHVSPIYNLRQRVIWTLGVTGSANKSVYGGLGQTLAVLNQQAQENNVLARYNDGYSPDDMWAVVSRGIDPATGNEIFQKKDGTLTFTYDPDDIVNVGNDRPKIEGVVSSTFTYKDFTLGMNVRYSLGGYVQNTALYNKVENISLQDVYYNQDKRALYDRWQKPGDISQFKAISNTSYTPMSSRFIEKNNYFDGESFSLSYRLQRGWVRKMHMQSLGFTAYLNDIFYLESVKTERGIDYPYARTVSFSVSASF, encoded by the coding sequence ATGTATCATAATGCATATATCAAAGCCGGTTATCCGGTTTTGGTGCAAAATCAACATTCTATCGACTGCATTCGCAGTAAATATTTGTCTTACTCTTTTATCCGGAAAGTTATGCGATTAACTGCATTCTTATTATTGATTGGGGCATTGCACGTAAGTGCCCGCTCGTTTGCACAAAGGATAAATCTCAATGAGAAAAACGTGCCGCTTCGAACTGTATTTAAGCAACTGGAACAACAAAGCGGATATTATTTTCTCTATGATCCTACCGTTGTCAACGATATTGAGAAAATTGATATTCGGGCAAATAACCTGCCTTTGAGACAGGCATTGAACCAGTGTCTCGAAGGAACAGGATTGAAGTATGAAATAATAAAACAGAGTATTATTATTTCAAAAAGCGGAGAAAAAGAAATAAGTAATCCGTCAAACTTTTATACTGCACCGCAGCCGCAATACGTTCAGGGAACCATTGTTGACGAATCGGGCAAGCCGTTGCCGGGGGCAACCGTTAACATCAAAGGAACTAAAGTAACGTTCATGTCCAACGATAAAGGCATGTTTTCTATTGAAGTTCCATATAATCTTACATTTCCGCTTACCCTTGTTATCAACTACGTTGGAATGAAAACGCAGGAAATAGAAGTAAAGCAACCAAACGATAAGTTAAAAGTAGTAATGGAAGTAAGGGAACAAAACTTGCAGGATATGGTAATCACAGGTATGTTTACACGTGATAAAACAAGTTTCACAGGAGCAACTGCCACTTATAGCGGCGACCAGCTTAAAGCTGTCGGCAACAGAAATGTTTTGGAAAGCCTTAAAACACTTGATCCTTCCTTTATACAAATTGTGAACAACAGTAGAGGTTCTGACCCAAACACATTGCCTTCGTTTGAAATACGCGGAAGAACAAGCATCAGCACAACTGATTTGAATGACCAGTTTAATTCAGATTCCAATCAGCCGTTGTTTATTTTAGACGGATTTGAAAGCTCATTGCAGGCAATCTATGATTTGGATATGAACAGGGTTGCGTCCATTACAATATTAAGAGATGCGGCATCAACTGCTTTGTATGGTGCAAAAGCGTCCAATGGTGTTGTAGTTGTAGAAACGAAAAGACCTGTTCCCGGCGAATTGCGAGTAAGTTATTCAGGAGATTTTGATGTGGATATGCCGGATTTGCGTAGCTACAATCTGATGAATGCTTCCGAAAAGTTGCAGTTTGAAAAGCTTTCGGGATTATATACATCGCAACCTCAAAACCAATGGCAGTCTGACCTGCAATACAACAGCAGAGCTGCGGCAGTTGCGAGTGGCGTAAATACTTATTGGTTAAGTGAGCCGGTACAAACGGGCTTTACCAACAGGCATTCAATTAATCTGTCGGGTGGTAATAGTGATTTGATGTTTAATGCCGGAGGGTCTTATGGCAATAACAATGGTGTAATGAAAGGTTCCGGCAGACAAAATTGGTCGGGCAACTTTAATGTTACTTACCGAAAAGGCAAGCTTAATATCACAAATATGCTGAACCTTTCCGGCAACACTGCTACTGCTTCTCCTTACGGAGATTTTGCCGATTTTGCTGAGGCAAATCCTTATTATAAAAAACGCAGTGCAGACGGTTCCATCCCCGAATATCTGGATTCTTTACAAACAACTATGTATAATCCTTTATGGAATGCTTCGTTGAATAGCCTTAACCAGCAAAAGATTTTTTCGTATAACGACAATTTGCAGGCAATCATTACGCTGTCGCACGAGTTACGTTTGCAAGGTGGTTTCCAGGCAAGCAAAGGAACCGGAACGGGAATTATATTTACCCCGCCGGAAAATACACAATTTATAGGTGTAGATATACACCAAAAAGGCAGCTATAATTATACTCACTCGGAAAATAAATCATACAGCGGAAACATAATGCTCACATGGGCAAAAGTGATTGGTAAAAACCAGCTAACGACAAATGTTCGTGCAGATGTTCAGTCAAGTGATAATACCGGGGTTGGATTTTTAGCCGTTGGATTTCCGGACGGAACCGATGGCAATCCGGCTTTTGCTTATCAGTTTGCACCTGCGACCAGACCCGTTACTTCTATCGGAAAGTCTCATAGTGTAGGATTTTTGGGAAGTATCAACTACACGTATGACCAGCGTTTTCTGTTAGATGCCACTTACCGTTTGGATGGTTCAAGCGTTTTTGGTTCTAACAAACAATTTAAGCCATTTGCTTCCGGAGGTTTAGGATGGGTCATTAGCAGAGAGCCTTTTATGAAGCGTATGAAATGGATAGACTTGTTGAAGATAAGGGGCAATATAGGCGTAACCGGTAATGAAAATCTTGGACAGTTTACGTCCATATCCACTTATGCTTTTCAGGGAGCACAAAACAATTTCGGGCAAGGATTGGATTTGACTTCTTTGGGCAATCCTAATCTTGATTGGCAGAAAACGGTGCAGCAGAGTTATGGTATTGATTTCGGGTTTTTGCATGGCAGAATAAGCGGTAACGTCGAATACTATTTCAAACATACCGATCCCTTGGCAATCGGAGCAAATGGGACATTGCCTTCATCTACAGGATTAGGAGCTAATTACGTAATAAATGTTGGAAATCTTAATGTCAGAGGCTGGGATTTTAATTTGCATGTATCGCCAATATATAATCTGAGGCAAAGAGTTATATGGACACTCGGCGTTACGGGAAGTGCAAACAAGAGTGTTTATGGTGGTTTGGGACAAACACTTGCCGTGTTGAACCAGCAGGCACAGGAAAACAATGTTTTGGCTCGTTATAACGACGGCTATAGTCCGGATGATATGTGGGCTGTGGTATCGCGCGGTATAGACCCTGCAACCGGAAATGAAATATTCCAGAAAAAAGACGGGACACTCACTTTTACTTATGACCCGGACGATATTGTAAATGTCGGAAACGACCGTCCCAAAATCGAAGGTGTAGTGAGTTCTACGTTTACTTATAAAGACTTTACGCTTGGTATGAATGTGCGTTACAGCCTTGGCGGTTATGTGCAAAATACCGCGTTGTACAACAAAGTAGAAAATATTTCATTGCAGGATGTGTACTACAATCAGGATAAACGCGCACTATATGACCGTTGGCAGAAGCCGGGAGATATATCCCAGTTTAAGGCTATCAGCAATACTTCGTACACACCTATGTCGTCCCGCTTTATTGAGAAGAATAATTACTTCGACGGAGAATCTTTCAGTCTGAGTTATCGTTTGCAGAGAGGTTGGGTAAGAAAGATGCACATGCAATCGCTTGGCTTTACCGCGTATCTCAATGATATATTCTATCTCGAAAGCGTGAAAACAGAGCGCGGTATCGATTATCCTTATGCAAGAACGGTTTCTTTCAGCGTAAGCGCTTCTTTCTAA
- the argH gene encoding argininosuccinate lyase, protein MKLWQKNTTSLKEVENFTVGKDRELDVLLAPFDVLGNMAHAEMLATIDLLTNDEKDALLKELKNIYATTQDGTFKIEDGIEDVHSQVEFLLTKKLGDTGKKIHSARSRNDQVLVDIKLYLRSEIEKTVNAVKPLFDLLIEKSEQYKEVLLPGYTHLQIAMPSSFGLWLGAYAESLVDDLTVLQSAYQVVNKNPLGSAAGYGSSFPINRTLTTKLLGFADLNYNVVYAQMGRGKAERITAQALANIAETIGRLSMDATLYLSQNFAFISFPPQLTTGSSIMPHKKNPDVFEIVRGYCNRLKALPNEVLMMTTNLPSGYHRELQLLKEHLFPAFTTLRDCIEMVGLMLSNMEVKKDIVEDEKYKYIFSVEEVNKLVLQGVPFRDAYKQTGLSIEEGKFDYSTKVNHTHEGSIGNLCNDKIQANMQKAIDSFDFETYRKAIAELLNS, encoded by the coding sequence ATGAAGCTCTGGCAAAAAAATACAACGTCATTAAAAGAAGTAGAAAATTTTACGGTGGGTAAAGACAGAGAGCTTGATGTATTGCTCGCGCCGTTTGATGTGCTTGGCAATATGGCGCACGCTGAAATGCTTGCTACCATTGATTTGCTGACGAATGATGAAAAAGATGCATTGCTTAAAGAATTGAAAAATATTTACGCAACCACACAAGACGGAACATTTAAAATTGAAGACGGCATAGAAGATGTTCATTCGCAGGTAGAATTTTTATTGACTAAAAAACTTGGCGATACCGGAAAAAAAATCCATTCTGCACGCAGCAGAAACGACCAGGTTTTGGTGGACATAAAATTGTATTTGCGCAGCGAAATCGAAAAAACGGTTAATGCCGTAAAGCCCTTGTTTGATTTACTGATTGAGAAAAGTGAGCAATACAAAGAGGTATTATTGCCGGGTTATACCCATTTGCAAATTGCGATGCCGTCGTCATTCGGATTATGGTTGGGCGCGTATGCCGAGAGTTTGGTAGATGATTTAACCGTGTTGCAATCGGCTTATCAGGTAGTGAATAAAAATCCGTTGGGTTCGGCGGCGGGTTACGGTTCTTCGTTTCCGATTAACAGAACACTTACGACTAAACTTTTAGGCTTTGCCGATTTGAATTACAATGTTGTTTATGCACAAATGGGACGCGGCAAGGCAGAAAGAATTACGGCGCAGGCTTTGGCAAATATTGCGGAAACTATCGGAAGATTGTCGATGGATGCAACGCTTTACCTTTCACAAAATTTTGCATTCATTTCTTTCCCACCTCAATTGACAACGGGCAGCAGTATTATGCCGCACAAGAAAAATCCTGATGTATTTGAAATTGTTCGCGGCTATTGCAATCGGCTGAAAGCCTTGCCTAATGAGGTTTTGATGATGACGACCAATTTGCCTTCGGGCTATCATCGTGAGTTGCAATTGTTGAAAGAACATTTGTTCCCTGCGTTTACAACTTTACGCGATTGTATTGAAATGGTTGGCTTGATGTTGTCGAATATGGAAGTGAAAAAAGATATTGTCGAAGACGAAAAATACAAATATATCTTCAGCGTGGAAGAAGTGAATAAACTGGTTTTGCAAGGTGTTCCGTTCCGTGATGCGTATAAGCAAACAGGCTTGTCAATTGAAGAAGGCAAGTTTGATTACTCGACCAAAGTGAATCACACGCACGAAGGAAGCATCGGCAATTTGTGCAACGATAAAATTCAGGCAAATATGCAAAAGGCTATTGACAGTTTTGATTTTGAAACGTATCGTAAAGCCATAGCAGAATTGCTCAACAGCTAA
- a CDS encoding gluconokinase, whose amino-acid sequence MAGKCIIVMGVSGSGKSTVAKLISEKMNAKFIEGDDLHPKANIEKMSRDIPLTDEDRQGWLEKIHSAVQQTINEGKDCIVSCSALKAKYRAVLRANIENILFIYLKGSYQQIHDLLSKRKNHFMPVDLLKSQFDTLEEPTPQETDVITINIDTNLQNEIINIINILQQKGFH is encoded by the coding sequence ATGGCAGGAAAATGTATTATCGTAATGGGTGTTTCGGGCAGCGGAAAATCAACGGTTGCAAAACTAATTTCGGAAAAAATGAATGCGAAGTTTATCGAAGGAGACGATTTGCATCCAAAAGCAAACATTGAAAAAATGAGCCGGGATATTCCTTTGACCGACGAAGACCGGCAGGGCTGGCTTGAAAAAATTCATTCGGCTGTCCAACAAACAATCAATGAAGGAAAAGATTGTATTGTTTCCTGCTCTGCCCTAAAAGCTAAATACAGAGCGGTTTTGCGGGCAAATATTGAAAATATTTTATTCATTTATCTGAAAGGTTCGTACCAACAGATTCACGATTTGCTGTCTAAAAGAAAAAATCATTTTATGCCCGTTGATTTATTGAAAAGCCAATTTGATACCCTCGAAGAGCCTACACCGCAAGAAACAGATGTGATTACCATTAATATCGATACAAATCTGCAAAACGAAATAATAAACATCATAAATATACTACAGCAAAAAGGCTTCCACTAA
- a CDS encoding FecR family protein translates to MSDKQYRIQYLLEAYANRTHTHEELDELFSYIREAKNDESLYAFMKEYYYRMQLVSGLQEPDWERMFSGIVSQSALENTLHRKKIRFYFPIRYAAAVIVLIALSIGIYLYNEKQVKPKAVIAASSVIDVAPGTNKAVLTLADGSLVQLDSAGQKQLKQGSASIQQFGGKLLYEADNESNSTAYNTLSTPRGGQYHLVLSDGTQVWLNAASSIKYPVVFTDKKREVSITGEAYFEVKHDAEHPFIVRTGNQITEDIGTAFDIDSYADEAGIKTTLVEGAVQVNDRLLHPGQQALVTGGSIKISEANTEEATAWKNGLFYFENNDFASVMKTLSRWYDIDVVYKDNIPKRRFEGKVPRSYNLGDLLEVLKASDIHFSLEGKKLIVEP, encoded by the coding sequence ATGTCGGATAAGCAATACCGGATACAATATTTATTGGAAGCATATGCCAATCGTACACATACCCATGAAGAATTGGATGAGCTGTTCAGCTATATACGTGAAGCGAAAAATGATGAGTCCTTATATGCTTTTATGAAAGAATATTATTACCGGATGCAGCTTGTTTCCGGTTTGCAAGAGCCTGATTGGGAGCGAATGTTTTCCGGGATTGTCAGCCAATCGGCTTTAGAAAACACTTTGCACCGAAAGAAAATACGTTTTTATTTCCCCATCAGATATGCGGCGGCGGTTATCGTTTTGATTGCATTAAGCATTGGCATTTATTTATATAATGAAAAGCAAGTTAAACCTAAAGCGGTAATTGCTGCGAGCTCTGTCATAGACGTTGCGCCGGGTACAAATAAAGCGGTGCTTACGCTGGCAGACGGTTCGTTGGTACAGTTGGATAGTGCCGGGCAGAAGCAGTTGAAGCAAGGAAGTGCTTCCATACAACAATTCGGCGGAAAATTGTTGTACGAAGCTGATAATGAAAGTAATAGTACGGCATATAATACGCTGAGTACGCCGCGTGGTGGTCAGTATCATCTCGTTTTATCGGATGGAACGCAGGTCTGGCTTAATGCTGCGTCATCCATAAAATATCCTGTTGTATTTACAGATAAGAAGAGGGAAGTGTCCATTACCGGCGAAGCCTATTTTGAAGTGAAGCACGATGCTGAACACCCTTTTATCGTAAGAACGGGCAACCAGATTACCGAAGATATAGGAACCGCTTTTGATATTGACAGCTATGCTGATGAAGCGGGTATAAAAACAACCTTAGTGGAAGGTGCGGTTCAGGTAAATGACCGATTGCTGCATCCGGGTCAGCAAGCGCTCGTAACAGGCGGTAGCATAAAAATATCTGAAGCAAATACAGAGGAAGCAACTGCGTGGAAAAACGGATTGTTTTATTTTGAGAATAATGACTTCGCGAGCGTGATGAAAACGCTTAGCCGGTGGTACGATATAGATGTGGTTTATAAAGATAATATCCCTAAGCGGCGCTTCGAAGGGAAAGTGCCGAGAAGTTACAATCTTGGAGATTTACTGGAAGTCTTAAAGGCATCCGACATACACTTTTCGCTTGAGGGGAAAAAGCTTATTGTAGAACCTTAA